One Vicia villosa cultivar HV-30 ecotype Madison, WI linkage group LG5, Vvil1.0, whole genome shotgun sequence genomic window, CTTCATTGCTCTATCTTGATCAGTAACTATGGCATTTAGAGCACAACCGTGCATACATTCTAACCATGTTGAGAACAACCAAGCAAAAGTTTTAGTATCCTCATTAGACAATAGAGCACAACCCAACAACATAGATTGCCCATGATGATTTACTCCAACAAAAGGAGCAAAAGGCATGTCATATTTATTTGTTAAGTAAgtggttgaaggatagaaaaacacttagaaagggggggtttgaataagtgtagctttaaaaacttgaccgataaaaataaattgcacaattatttttatcctggttcgttgttaactaaactactccagtccacccccgcagagatgatttacctcaactgaggatttaatccactaatcgcacagattacaatggttctccacttagtcagcaactaagtcttccagagtcttctgatcacacactgatcactccaggaacaactgcttagataccctctaagactttctagagtattctgatccacacgatcactctagttacaacctgcttagataacctctaagacttcctagagtattctgatccacacgatcactctagttccttacaacttaatgtaatcaattctaagagtattacaattgcttcttaaaagctataatcacagactgtgatatttctcttaacgtttaagcttaatctcactaatatattacaacagcaatgtagtgagctttgatgaagatgaagattctgagctttgaatagaacagtgtttcagcaagttaatattcacagaaattgtgttaGTTCGTTTTGTtcagaaatcgttaaccttgcttctcatcagaacttcatatttataggcgttggagaagatgaccgttgagtgcatttaatgctttgcgtgttccgtacagcatcgcatttaatgttatacgcttttgtcaactacctcgagccttgttcacgctgtgtctactgacgttgcctttaatagcttctaacgttccttttgtcagtcagcgtagcctgccacttgtacttccttctgatctgatgtttgtgaatacaacgtttgaatatcatcagagtcaaacagcttggtgcaaagcatcttctgatcttctgaccttgaagtgcttctgtgcgtgataccatcagaacttcagtgcttctgatctcatgttcttctgatgcttccatagacccatgttctgattctgcttcgaccatcttctgatgtcttgccagaccatgttctgatgttgcatgctgaacccttgagacaaagcttctgagcgctgaattatgcatactctttatatatttcctgaaaaggaaattgcattggattagagtaccatattatcttaagcaaaattcatattattgttatcatcaaaactaagataattgatcagaacaaatcttgttctaacagtggtATCAAAAGTTATGACTTCGCCAAAATACTCATCTGCAGTCCTACATCTTGCATCAACCCAAAACTCATTACGTAACCGACTTTCGTCATCCACATCCATTACATGATAAAATTGATTATTTTGCTTTTGCTTTCtgacaaaatatttttgtattgctTCTGCATCACCTGTCCCAAGTCGTAGTTGTCTTACTTTGTCTATATAGTTTCTACTGTCTTTTTCTCCAAATGTAAGATTCTCATACCCATTCGCTTCAACAACTAAAGGTCGAAAGTTTCTGCTTACATTAATTCCAGCTTGATCATTGAGTTCTAACCTTCTCCTCATCTGAGACCCCAAATTTTTGTTGGATCTAAAATATGGTGCTTTGCTTGGACTTAGTTCATGATTATGCTCAATAATAACACTTGAAACTATAACTGTCCCGTTTAGATGCATACAAGCATTCAATCTAGCCTTACATTGTGTTTTTGTAATACGATTGGGCTTCAATGAATTTTTTGATTGGCTCACATATTTTCTTGCTCGACTACATGccaaagtaaaatattttttccaTCATCTCcgttttttgaacttattttagcAATTCCAAAACCTATATGTCGAGCATAGTTCTTATAATACTCAGTAACTTCATCTTTAGAATCAAATATCATACCAACACTAGGGATATCTTTTTCATATGTGTCATTTACTTCTAAACAATCAGTATCTCTCtgagttttttcatttttttccacTTCGTCacaaatttcaaatatttcttGCACTAATGCaagaaactcaaaataaaaaaactatgttAATTGATTAACACACCTAAGTAAATAGAACATCATTAAATTCATACAAAACTTTCAGGTAAATAAGTACACAAAATAGAAACTTGtgataatgataaaatatttactagtaattaaaattgaagctaaaacAGAGGTGATTAGGAGAAGCTAAAGATGCAGCTTTTCATCAATACAAAAGGATGCATATGAGGAATTACAAATGTAATTTTCCACAAAAGAAGGAAGGAATTAAAAATGTTAGTTTActggaaattgaaaaaaaaaacggtAAGCGGTGTGGCGGGAGTGGTATACGTGGGTTTTAGTTTTGTCcgaattatattatatatttaatttaatttattttttaaaatgtaaaataatGGCGCGTGGAATAAGTCATTGAACACGCGTTCGTGAAAATTCTTGCAAAAACTAGTCGTACTGTTTGGCAGCTCTgatattaaaaatactaaaaatataattagactttaattctcttatttgattttatacacTTTgagcttttaatcaattaattaaatattgcTTTAGTTAGTTGATCTTtgttaattaaaattgattagtcTTGCTAATTGATTTttcttaacttaattaattaatttaatcaattttagaTTAATTGATTAAATGGTTATTTCTTATTTCCCTTGCTACTTATCTAAGTTTAGTCTTcctcttttgcattttttttcttttcaactttcaaaacattaataaatattgAGGTGAATCATACTACTACCGCGCCTTAAGTAATGAAAGAGAGTGAGCAGGTATAGTCCCtaacttatttttctttcttaCATAGTCTTTGGTGTTGTTCAACTCACAAACTCTTTCCATAAAAAACATACAACAAAACACtttcaaaacacttaataaatattgACGAGAAACACACTTTCACGAGCCTTAAGCAATGAGAAAGGACGAGCAGGTGCAGTGGTTTAAATCCCAGGTCTTAATAAAGTAGAGACGTGATGAGTGTCCTTGCAGTGTGATCCATTCATCATTTATCTACATAAAAAAAACCCAACCAAAACAATTTTCTTTTGCCTTTAAAGAACATGTTAATTCATTTCTACGACAATTgcgtgagtctccaaaggtcgagcagcagtaGAATGCGAAATTAACATCGTTCACTAAAAAACACAGACAAACTGaaacttttgagccgaactacgacacTCTAATTCCTCAAaagagatacgtaggcattaggtcgcggagCCTAAACGAGCACAACtttgtaaatatttctttttttttcccgtattttcttttgcatgcattcccttttaGCTTTAGACTTTTAAATTATACCCTTAGATTAGAACAGACAAGAGTGGACCCCGTCGAGTACGAGAGACGTGAGGGTGTTAATACTTTCCCCTCGCATAACCAACTCCCTTATCCTTTCTCTTGGTCGTGAGACATTGCTTTTTTCCCTATAGGTTTTCTTCGGTGTTTTCCTTTCCCTTCTCATGGAATAAATACATATTCGATGACAATTTTATTGATTTGatttttccagttgcttcagatATGCCCTTCGATCTTGACGAGTTCCTAAAAAAAACCTTGCGACCCTCCAATCTCGGACACGCATAAACGGGAGAAAACAAAAACTCTTCAACACCTTCAAACTTAATTTTCATATGCAGAAATTGGAAATGGCTTTGGAAGATATCAACCTTAACCTTGTGAGATTTCAAGGCCATAGAGAATCCCCAATTAACTTTGATAGAAAAGAAAAGTGTAATGAgcttaattcaaattcaaattttacaaaaaaatCCCTCAACTCAAACTGaacttaaacaaaatcaaatctaatcGAGTCAACTTTTTACAAAATATCTAATCGCTTTTTATCTCAACCTATCAACCaaacattatttattttttttgttttactttCATTGTGTGTTATCACTTTTCACTTTAACCTTTAAAATTACTTCTAAATAATTTTGAAAGGGACCTAATCGCCATGTGCAACATGGGCGGTGTGGATACCGTGAGCGGACTCTGCCCACCTGATGATATATGTCGCCATGTTTATCACAAGATTACATTATATAGTACATACCAACTTTTAACTTTTTCAATGGGCGCCCCACTTTATGTATAAAACTAAACCATCCACCGAACCTAACACGGTCCTATCCATGGCACGTTCATTTTTttacaaacaaacaaaacaagGTGCCCCCACCCACAAGAAAAGTGTATTATTACATTATTCATGCCTCCAAACTCATCCTTATCCAAACCCCCCCTAACTTCCCttcttataaataattttttcttatggtcaagAAATAAAACATAACCAACACAAAGTCACAAACCAATCTCATTAGTTTCATATTATTGTACAAGAAATATGTCTGACATTGCTATGTTAGTAGCTGAGGAGTATGAGAGAAGGGTCAAGAGTTTGAAAACCACCGCTGATGCTTCTAATGGTGGTGCTGTAAAAACATGGGAGATTGACATGTCTTGTTTTTCGCTATTGGTTTCCAAGTTGAAGGAGGAGAAGGAGCAACTTGTTCGGTCTATATTGGAGCCCAAAACACAGTTTTCTGTTGCTGCTTCTAACAGCTTGTTTTCTGCTTGATTAAATAACTTGTTCTGTACTTCTGCAGcgtaggcatggcaacggggcgggtcggggacggtttttacctcccccaaacccaaacccgaatcctcaatcaatccccgttacccgccccaaacccaaacggggatggggaattaaaacccaaacccgtctttaacgggttcgggttgggttcgggtatccccgccccgccaccatgtacttcgtaaaattaattttttaaataaaaatatttagcttttcaaaaatcaaattacattgtaaataacaaaataaaacaatctcaaaaaatttcatacatatatttcaaatatttaaaataatataaattaataatataaattatgaaatataaataataatgtacatattgaaataaacggggcgggttcggggacgggttcggggtgggtactagtgtccccattacccgacccatccccatgttttctaatcggggaaaacccaaacccgaacccaaacccagtcaaagcgggttttccccattaacttcggggcgggttcgggtgggtacccgtgggtctgggttttattgccatgtctacTGCAGCGTGCCTTATTGTGTAATTTGCTTTTCTTGTCTTCTAATTTTTTATGAAGCCTTGTGTATATAGCTGTGTTTGGAATTTGAATCCGAATTAAAGGTAATTGTTGTAACAGAGtttttctcacttgtttatatgTTGGATTAATTAAGAGATAGATATGACTCTGGTCGAACTCGTTTCAATTTGCTTAAAAAAATTGGTTATTGAGTTACTTGGACGTGTGAGTGTAGGTATGACTCCACGAAGTACTTATAACTGATTTTGGActattgaattaattttttttatgcgaGGTTAAAGGTAgtctattataatttaaaataattttatcacGTCGTCTAATAAAAATTCATTAATCAATCATAtcacataatttatttaaaaatattaaattatttaaaaatattaatgtgaCTCGGTAGAATACGGTAATAATTGGttgaatataaaataattgaatataaaataattttatagtgtaagtgtatatatttttctattttaagaaATAGATTTGATTTTGGTTTCAAAATTGATTTCACTTATAACTTAGTAGATTTtggtttttaaaattgattttacttaTAACTTTTGTAGATTTTGAATctgaaaatgatttttaaattaaaatttattcttTAATTCATATAATctgtttttttaatttcaattcaattttaaataaaataaattgtatacaattaattaat contains:
- the LOC131607792 gene encoding uncharacterized protein LOC131607792, which gives rise to MSDIAMLVAEEYERRVKSLKTTADASNGGAVKTWEIDMSCFSLLVSKLKEEKEQLVRSILEPKTQFSVAASNSLFSA